From a single Rhizobium lusitanum genomic region:
- a CDS encoding pentapeptide repeat-containing protein — MNRDTKSEKILARYAAGERVFRDLDRDDGIYDFSRCDLRGAVFAGNYIFASFTEANLEGADFSDCNVKTSDFSRAKLAAATFSGSAIDAAVFDGADLTSTNFEKASAYGYVFGKGELPRH, encoded by the coding sequence ATGAACCGCGACACCAAATCTGAAAAAATCCTTGCGCGCTATGCGGCAGGGGAACGTGTATTTCGGGATCTGGACCGCGACGACGGCATTTACGATTTTAGCCGTTGCGATCTTCGTGGTGCCGTTTTCGCCGGAAATTACATTTTTGCCAGCTTTACAGAAGCCAACCTCGAAGGGGCGGACTTTTCAGATTGCAATGTTAAAACGTCCGACTTTTCGAGAGCAAAGCTGGCAGCGGCAACATTCTCCGGATCGGCAATCGATGCTGCTGTCTTTGACGGCGCGGACTTAACAAGCACCAATTTCGAAAAAGCAAGCGCTTACGGGTATGTTTTCGGCAAGGGCGAATTGCCACGACATTAA
- a CDS encoding SRPBCC family protein, with amino-acid sequence MTEQTARHELSLTRIIDAPREKLYRCWTEANLLKHWFAPLPWTTSAAELDVRAGGTSSVTMCSPEGENYPNVGVYLEVVPNERIVFTDAFTSAWVPSAKPFMVGTIQLDDLGGGKTRYTATVLHWTAEDREAHEKMGFHEGWGQCADQLAVLAAKI; translated from the coding sequence ATGACCGAACAGACCGCACGCCACGAGCTTTCGCTGACCCGCATCATCGACGCGCCGCGCGAGAAACTCTATCGCTGCTGGACGGAGGCGAATCTGCTGAAACATTGGTTCGCGCCGCTGCCCTGGACGACATCGGCTGCCGAACTCGACGTTCGTGCCGGCGGCACCAGCTCCGTCACCATGTGCAGCCCGGAGGGTGAAAACTATCCGAATGTCGGCGTCTATCTCGAGGTCGTCCCGAACGAGCGGATCGTCTTCACCGATGCCTTCACCAGCGCCTGGGTGCCATCGGCCAAGCCCTTCATGGTCGGGACCATCCAGCTCGACGATCTCGGCGGCGGCAAGACGCGCTACACCGCGACGGTTCTGCACTGGACGGCGGAGGATCGCGAGGCGCATGAGAAAATGGGCTTTCATGAGGGTTGGGGTCAATGCGCCGATCAGCTCGCGGTACTGGCGGCCAAGATCTGA
- the xdhA gene encoding xanthine dehydrogenase small subunit: MNDSIRFILNGEDISLSSLRPTETLLDFLRLNRHLTGTKEGCAEGDCGACTVLVGRLIDGGLHYESVNACIRFVGSLHATHVVTVEHLAAKDGTLHPVQQAMVDCHGSQCGFCTPGFVMSLYGLWLSTEKPSREQIEKSLQGNLCRCTGYEPIVKAAEQVGLKRPSALFDPLEKTRSDIVARLWALQGGDTITITSGEDRLIIPGSVLALAQVLADEPTATVVAGSTDVGLWVTKQMRKLDPIVFINHLTDLQKITIEDTGLTIGAGVTYSRAFTAIAEKIPAFASLINRIGGEQVRNMGTIGGNIANGSPIGDTPPPLIALGATVKLRSLAGSRTLPLEDFFIDYGKQDRNPGEFVEGIFVPYPAEDIHFAVYKISKRRDEDISALCGAFHLALDQAGDVADIRIAFGGMAGTPKRARTVEAELIGKPWTEATVTAARPAFDVDYAPLTDWRATAEYRQLTAKNLLIRFYLETAGAPQELKRFATVEA; the protein is encoded by the coding sequence ATGAACGACAGCATCCGCTTTATCCTCAACGGCGAGGATATCTCACTTTCCAGCCTGCGCCCGACCGAGACGCTCCTCGACTTCCTGCGTCTCAACCGACATCTGACGGGAACGAAAGAGGGATGCGCGGAAGGCGATTGCGGCGCCTGCACGGTTCTGGTCGGCCGACTGATAGACGGTGGACTTCACTATGAGTCCGTCAACGCCTGCATCCGTTTCGTCGGCTCGCTGCATGCCACCCACGTCGTCACAGTCGAGCATCTGGCCGCCAAGGACGGCACGCTGCATCCGGTGCAGCAGGCCATGGTCGACTGTCACGGCTCGCAATGCGGCTTCTGCACACCGGGCTTTGTCATGTCGCTTTACGGGCTGTGGCTATCGACCGAAAAGCCGAGCCGGGAGCAGATCGAAAAGAGCCTGCAGGGCAATCTCTGTCGCTGCACCGGCTACGAGCCTATTGTCAAAGCGGCCGAACAGGTGGGCCTGAAGCGCCCGAGCGCCCTATTCGATCCGCTGGAAAAAACCCGGTCCGACATTGTCGCCCGCCTCTGGGCCTTACAGGGCGGCGATACCATCACCATCACCTCCGGCGAGGATCGGCTAATTATACCGGGCTCGGTTTTAGCTCTTGCGCAGGTGCTCGCCGACGAGCCGACGGCCACCGTTGTCGCCGGCTCCACCGATGTCGGCCTCTGGGTCACCAAGCAGATGCGCAAACTCGACCCGATCGTCTTCATTAATCACCTGACCGACCTGCAGAAGATCACCATCGAAGACACGGGCCTCACCATCGGCGCCGGCGTCACCTACAGCCGCGCCTTCACAGCCATTGCCGAAAAGATCCCGGCATTCGCAAGCCTGATCAACCGCATCGGCGGCGAACAGGTGCGCAATATGGGAACGATTGGCGGCAACATCGCCAATGGGTCACCGATCGGAGACACGCCACCACCGCTGATCGCGCTCGGCGCCACCGTCAAGCTGCGTTCGCTTGCCGGCAGCCGCACTTTGCCCTTGGAGGATTTCTTCATCGACTACGGCAAGCAGGACCGTAATCCCGGCGAATTCGTCGAAGGCATCTTCGTGCCCTACCCCGCCGAAGACATCCATTTCGCCGTCTATAAGATCTCCAAACGCCGTGATGAGGATATTTCGGCGCTCTGCGGCGCCTTCCATCTAGCGCTGGATCAGGCCGGCGATGTCGCCGATATCCGCATCGCCTTTGGTGGCATGGCGGGGACGCCGAAGCGCGCCCGCACTGTCGAGGCCGAGCTGATCGGCAAGCCCTGGACCGAGGCGACAGTCACCGCCGCCCGCCCCGCCTTCGATGTCGACTACGCGCCGCTCACCGACTGGCGCGCCACCGCCGAATACCGGCAACTAACCGCCAAGAACCTGCTGATCCGCTTCTATCTCGAAACGGCTGGCGCGCCGCAGGAATTGAAGCGCTTCGCAACGGTGGAGGCGTAA
- a CDS encoding S66 peptidase family protein — protein MESLDHVKTDRVLTPPPLRPGDKIRFVSPASPPDRDRVLRHAEILRGWGLYVDFGEHAFCKHDYLAGTDEERSADLDAALRDPEVRAIFTTRGGKGSYRIADRLDFAAARRDPKFLIGFSDITALHLSLLKHGRLIGIHGAFFVGPGEEDVSSETSNSLHQALMTTEDIVIRSRPEEPTSALTTSGITTGQLIGGNLDMVATAAGWALPDMHGAILLLEAVSLYRGQVDRQMTMLRKAGHLDGLAGVAIGQFTDFEFDLRFSVIDILREHLDVLGVAVLGGLPLGHGRSPVSALIGAVAELDGGSGTLTIRRDA, from the coding sequence ATGGAATCACTGGATCATGTAAAGACCGACCGGGTTCTGACGCCGCCGCCATTGCGGCCGGGCGATAAGATCCGTTTTGTCTCTCCCGCTAGCCCGCCCGACAGGGATAGGGTTCTCCGGCATGCCGAAATACTGAGAGGCTGGGGGCTCTACGTCGATTTCGGCGAGCATGCCTTTTGCAAGCACGATTATCTTGCCGGGACCGATGAGGAGCGATCGGCGGATCTCGATGCCGCGCTTCGCGATCCCGAGGTTCGGGCTATCTTCACCACGCGTGGCGGCAAGGGATCGTACCGGATTGCCGACCGACTGGATTTTGCGGCTGCCCGGCGCGATCCGAAGTTTCTCATCGGTTTCAGCGATATTACTGCCTTGCATCTCAGCCTCCTGAAGCATGGCCGCTTGATCGGCATTCACGGCGCGTTTTTCGTCGGTCCCGGGGAAGAGGATGTGAGTTCGGAGACCAGCAACTCCCTTCACCAGGCGCTGATGACGACGGAGGATATCGTCATCCGATCCCGCCCGGAGGAACCGACGTCGGCGCTGACGACAAGCGGAATAACCACCGGCCAGCTGATCGGTGGGAACCTCGACATGGTTGCGACAGCCGCCGGTTGGGCGTTGCCGGATATGCATGGGGCGATCCTGCTGCTGGAAGCGGTCAGCCTGTATCGCGGGCAGGTCGACCGGCAAATGACGATGCTGCGTAAGGCCGGGCATCTGGATGGTTTGGCAGGTGTTGCCATTGGCCAGTTCACGGATTTTGAATTCGATCTCCGTTTCTCGGTCATCGATATTCTGCGCGAGCATCTTGACGTGCTCGGCGTGGCGGTCCTTGGCGGCTTACCGCTTGGGCATGGGCGTAGCCCTGTCAGCGCGTTGATCGGGGCCGTCGCGGAGCTTGATGGGGGGTCAGGGACATTGACGATCCGGCGTGACGCGTAG
- a CDS encoding DoxX family protein, translating to MSYVTDSPSGSRAQRVAGMILSGLIVVFLVFDGAIKLMPLPVVTETMTALGYSGDPTLARLLGVITLVCAVLYAIPATSVLGAILLTGLLGGAMATHLRVGSPVFSHLLFGLYLGIIAWGGLYLRYEAVRKMIPFRR from the coding sequence ATGTCCTATGTAACAGATTCACCATCCGGTTCGCGAGCGCAGCGCGTGGCCGGCATGATCCTCAGCGGCTTGATCGTTGTGTTTCTCGTTTTCGACGGCGCGATCAAGCTCATGCCTCTGCCTGTCGTCACCGAGACGATGACGGCGCTCGGCTATTCCGGTGATCCGACGCTCGCGCGGCTGCTGGGCGTCATCACGCTTGTCTGCGCGGTCCTCTATGCCATCCCGGCGACGTCTGTCCTCGGGGCCATCCTCCTCACCGGCCTGCTCGGCGGAGCGATGGCGACACATTTAAGGGTCGGCAGCCCGGTATTTTCGCACCTGCTGTTCGGCCTTTATCTCGGCATCATCGCCTGGGGCGGACTTTACCTTCGCTATGAAGCAGTTCGGAAAATGATTCCGTTCCGACGCTGA
- a CDS encoding 3-hydroxybutyrate dehydrogenase has protein sequence MARTVVVTGSTSGIGLAIATAFAAKGENIVINGFGKPEEIDAIRNTLEASGGGKVIYHPADMTKPAEIADLIATANSTFGSVDVLVNNAGIQHVEKIEDFPIDKWDQIIAINLSSSFHTIRAAVPLMKAKKYGRIINIASAHALVASPFKSAYVAAKHGILGLTKTVALELAEFGVTVNAICPGYVLTPLVEAQIPATAKARGMTEEQVKNEVILKAQPTHEFVKAEEIGALSIYLASDDARQVTGTHVSIDGGWTAE, from the coding sequence ATGGCAAGAACAGTCGTTGTCACCGGGTCTACAAGCGGTATCGGCCTCGCCATCGCGACCGCCTTCGCCGCGAAGGGTGAAAACATCGTCATCAACGGCTTCGGCAAGCCCGAGGAAATCGATGCCATCAGAAACACGCTCGAAGCATCCGGCGGCGGCAAAGTGATCTACCATCCAGCCGACATGACCAAGCCCGCAGAGATCGCCGACCTGATCGCGACCGCCAATTCGACCTTCGGTAGCGTCGACGTTCTGGTCAACAATGCCGGCATCCAGCATGTGGAGAAGATCGAGGATTTCCCGATAGACAAATGGGACCAGATCATCGCCATCAACCTGTCGAGTTCGTTCCATACCATTCGTGCGGCCGTGCCGCTGATGAAGGCGAAGAAATACGGCCGCATCATCAATATCGCGTCGGCCCACGCCCTCGTCGCCTCGCCGTTCAAATCCGCCTATGTGGCGGCAAAACATGGTATATTGGGCCTGACCAAGACGGTGGCACTCGAGCTTGCCGAATTCGGCGTCACGGTCAACGCGATCTGCCCAGGCTACGTCCTGACCCCACTCGTCGAAGCGCAGATCCCGGCCACGGCCAAGGCCCGAGGGATGACCGAGGAGCAGGTCAAGAACGAGGTGATCCTCAAGGCGCAGCCGACACACGAATTCGTCAAGGCCGAGGAGATCGGCGCATTGTCGATCTATCTTGCCAGCGACGACGCGCGCCAGGTCACCGGCACGCACGTCTCGATTGACGGTGGCTGGACTGCGGAATAA
- a CDS encoding membrane-anchored protein codes for MTAKFTELKKHFYRRLKYRLLRPKPPALCEPFSGPVVVVGSAPVSHKPADFDETFRVITINGSQVVTKAWGVEAPDVALVQFNQIEGTNTNAVEVRRVLNGERAKMLYILLWRDGRKRLEDGLKAFNYRYDNLEIVDRYRRMALLDWVGGMQCSELGADDKCSNGINAVLFALHNGASAVIITGINPDSGGHVYNQENLTRLHIGKDREILLRLIERAYPIFTADPAVSQSLGVPLWEGKARARQISEGSAKAARSVSKAAGVLNPSLG; via the coding sequence ATGACTGCTAAATTTACGGAACTGAAGAAGCATTTTTATCGGCGCTTGAAATATCGGCTTCTCCGGCCGAAGCCTCCCGCGCTGTGCGAACCATTCTCCGGACCCGTTGTCGTGGTCGGATCGGCGCCAGTGTCGCACAAGCCTGCGGATTTCGACGAGACCTTCCGGGTGATCACCATCAATGGCTCCCAGGTCGTGACCAAGGCCTGGGGTGTCGAGGCGCCAGATGTCGCGCTGGTGCAGTTCAACCAGATCGAGGGAACGAACACCAATGCCGTCGAAGTCCGGCGCGTGCTGAATGGCGAGCGGGCAAAGATGCTGTACATCCTGCTCTGGCGCGACGGTCGCAAGCGACTCGAGGATGGGCTGAAAGCCTTCAACTATCGGTACGACAATCTCGAAATCGTCGACCGCTACCGGCGCATGGCGCTTCTCGACTGGGTCGGCGGCATGCAATGCAGCGAACTGGGCGCCGACGACAAATGCTCGAATGGCATCAACGCCGTGCTTTTCGCGCTCCATAACGGCGCCTCTGCCGTCATCATCACCGGGATCAACCCCGATTCCGGCGGTCATGTCTACAATCAGGAAAATCTGACCCGCTTGCACATTGGCAAGGACAGGGAGATCCTGTTGCGGCTGATCGAGCGAGCCTATCCGATCTTCACCGCCGACCCGGCCGTATCGCAGTCCCTCGGCGTGCCGCTCTGGGAAGGCAAGGCACGCGCCCGGCAGATATCCGAAGGCTCGGCGAAGGCCGCGCGGTCGGTTTCAAAAGCGGCAGGCGTCTTGAACCCGTCTCTCGGTTGA
- the glpK gene encoding glycerol kinase GlpK: MGGYVLAIDQGTTSTRAIVFDGNMKVAGVGQKEFTQHYPKPGWVEHDPEEIWASVLFTVGKAITAAGITAKDIAAVGITNQRETVVVWDRDTGKPIHNAIVWQDRRTASYCDKLKRQDLEKLFTRRTGLLLDPYFSGTKLSWMLANVKGARARAAKGELCFGTIDTFLIWRLTGGKSFVTDATNASRTLMYNIASNEWDEDLLEILRVPAAMLPEVKDCAADFGVTDASLFGAAIPILGVAGDQQAATIGQACFERGMMKSTYGTGCFALLNTGTDIVRSKNRLLTTIAYRLNGETTYALEGSIFIAGAAVQWLRDGLKVIKSAADSGALAEKADPLQEVYLVPAFTGLGAPHWDPDARGAIFGLTRNTGPEEIVRAALEAVCYQSRDLLDAMHKDWRNGSGKETVLRVDGGMVASDWTMQRLADLLDAPVDRPTILETTALGAAWLAGSRAGVWPDREGFAKAWARDQRFEPAMDEKTRSGKLKGWKDAVRRTLSAG, encoded by the coding sequence ATGGGCGGCTATGTCTTGGCGATCGACCAGGGAACGACCTCGACACGGGCGATCGTTTTCGATGGCAATATGAAGGTTGCCGGCGTCGGACAGAAAGAGTTCACGCAACACTATCCGAAACCCGGCTGGGTCGAGCATGATCCGGAGGAAATCTGGGCTTCCGTGCTGTTCACTGTCGGCAAGGCCATTACGGCAGCCGGCATCACGGCAAAGGATATCGCTGCCGTCGGCATCACCAACCAGCGCGAAACCGTTGTCGTCTGGGACCGCGATACCGGCAAGCCGATCCACAATGCCATCGTCTGGCAGGACCGCCGTACCGCGAGCTATTGCGACAAGCTGAAGCGGCAGGATCTGGAGAAGCTCTTCACTCGCCGCACCGGCCTGCTGCTCGATCCTTATTTTTCCGGCACCAAGCTTTCCTGGATGCTGGCCAATGTGAAGGGCGCGCGAGCCCGGGCCGCCAAGGGCGAGCTCTGCTTCGGCACCATCGACACCTTCCTGATCTGGCGGCTGACCGGCGGCAAGAGCTTCGTGACCGATGCGACCAACGCCTCGCGGACGTTGATGTACAATATTGCCAGCAATGAGTGGGACGAGGATCTGCTTGAGATCCTGCGCGTGCCCGCCGCCATGCTGCCGGAGGTGAAGGATTGCGCCGCCGATTTCGGCGTCACCGATGCATCGCTTTTCGGTGCAGCCATTCCCATCCTCGGCGTTGCCGGCGATCAGCAGGCGGCCACCATCGGCCAGGCCTGCTTCGAGCGCGGCATGATGAAGTCCACCTATGGCACCGGCTGCTTCGCGCTGCTCAATACCGGCACGGACATTGTGCGTTCGAAGAACCGGCTGCTGACCACCATCGCCTACCGGCTGAACGGGGAGACGACCTATGCGCTGGAGGGGTCGATCTTCATTGCAGGGGCGGCCGTGCAATGGCTGCGCGATGGGTTAAAGGTGATCAAGAGCGCCGCCGATTCCGGCGCACTGGCGGAAAAGGCCGATCCGTTGCAGGAGGTCTATCTCGTGCCGGCCTTCACCGGCCTTGGTGCTCCGCATTGGGATCCGGATGCGCGTGGTGCGATCTTCGGGCTGACGCGCAATACCGGCCCTGAGGAAATCGTCCGCGCCGCGCTGGAAGCCGTGTGCTACCAGTCGCGTGACCTGCTGGATGCCATGCACAAGGATTGGCGCAATGGCAGCGGCAAGGAGACGGTACTGCGCGTCGATGGCGGCATGGTCGCCTCCGACTGGACGATGCAACGGCTTGCCGACCTGCTCGACGCCCCCGTCGATCGCCCCACCATCCTCGAGACCACGGCACTCGGCGCCGCCTGGCTTGCCGGCAGCCGCGCCGGTGTCTGGCCGGACCGCGAGGGCTTTGCCAAGGCCTGGGCCCGCGACCAACGTTTCGAGCCGGCGATGGACGAGAAAACGCGGAGCGGCAAGCTCAAGGGATGGAAAGACGCGGTGCGGCGGACCTTGAGCGCGGGATAA
- a CDS encoding RNA polymerase sigma factor, producing the protein MTDIAWIDIALTNARPQVVGALLRYFRNLDIAEEAFQEACLRALKTWPDKGPPRDPVAWLIFVGRNSAIDAVRKQAKTQALPDEEAISDTGDAESDLAERLDGSNYRDDILRLLFICCHPDLPATQQIALALRVVSGLSVAQIARAFLVSDSAMEQRITRAKARVAAAGVPFETPGAVERAERVALVSAMIYLIFNEGYSAGGPGREAAAFADEAIRLGRLLLRIFPTEPEIMGLLALMMLQQSRNAARFDASGQIVLLEDQDRSLWSHTLIDEALALLDKAIRHRLPGPYQLQAAIAALHSRAKQAEDTDWAEIDLLYQTLERLHPSPVVTLNRAVAVAKLEGPEVALALVESLAEQLDSYFYFHGLRGGLLMQLHRAREARSAFDRAIALARSPAEAEHIRHQLDRLSTMAPAIAK; encoded by the coding sequence ATGACCGACATAGCCTGGATCGATATCGCGCTTACGAATGCCCGGCCTCAGGTGGTCGGTGCGCTGCTGCGCTATTTCCGCAATCTCGATATCGCCGAGGAAGCGTTTCAGGAGGCGTGTCTCCGGGCCTTGAAGACCTGGCCGGACAAAGGGCCGCCGCGTGATCCCGTCGCCTGGCTGATCTTCGTCGGCCGCAACAGCGCCATCGATGCCGTGCGCAAACAGGCGAAGACGCAGGCGCTGCCGGACGAGGAGGCGATCTCCGACACCGGCGACGCCGAGAGCGATCTCGCCGAGCGGCTGGACGGCTCCAACTATCGCGATGATATCCTGCGGCTGCTGTTCATCTGTTGCCATCCGGATCTGCCGGCGACGCAGCAGATCGCCCTGGCGCTGCGCGTCGTTTCCGGCCTTTCGGTGGCGCAGATCGCCCGCGCCTTTCTCGTCAGCGACAGCGCCATGGAGCAGCGCATTACCCGCGCCAAAGCGCGCGTGGCTGCGGCCGGCGTGCCCTTCGAGACGCCAGGTGCTGTCGAGCGGGCGGAGCGCGTGGCGCTCGTCAGCGCCATGATCTATCTCATCTTCAACGAGGGCTACTCTGCCGGCGGACCGGGCCGCGAGGCCGCCGCCTTTGCTGACGAAGCGATCCGGCTTGGCCGGCTGCTCTTGCGCATCTTTCCGACCGAACCCGAAATCATGGGGTTGCTGGCGCTGATGATGCTGCAGCAATCGCGCAATGCGGCGCGCTTCGATGCGAGCGGCCAGATCGTGCTGCTGGAAGATCAGGACCGGTCGCTCTGGAGCCACACGCTCATCGATGAGGCGCTGGCTCTACTCGACAAGGCGATCCGCCATCGTCTTCCCGGCCCCTATCAGCTTCAGGCGGCAATCGCGGCGCTGCATTCCAGGGCCAAGCAGGCAGAGGATACGGACTGGGCGGAAATCGATCTGCTCTACCAAACGCTGGAGCGACTTCATCCGTCGCCGGTCGTGACGCTGAACCGTGCCGTCGCCGTTGCCAAGCTCGAGGGGCCGGAGGTGGCATTGGCCCTGGTGGAGAGTTTGGCGGAGCAGCTCGACAGCTATTTCTATTTTCATGGGCTGAGGGGTGGCCTGCTCATGCAATTGCATCGGGCGCGGGAGGCGCGTTCGGCCTTCGACCGTGCCATCGCACTTGCCCGCTCGCCGGCGGAGGCCGAGCATATCCGCCATCAGCTCGACCGTTTGAGCACGATGGCTCCCGCAATCGCAAAATAA
- a CDS encoding GNAT family N-acetyltransferase, which translates to MLHVTIAPIAQSDAEDLIAANIASRAYHAPWAFPFVDRDGFDVWFGQTVTGPNIGLVARDTSSGGIVGVVNISQMVWGGFRSAFLGYHGMVGFAGRGFMTEALRLAIVHAFDTVGLHRLEANIQPANQASIALVQRLGFRMEGFSPQYLKIGGVWCDHERWALLADDPRL; encoded by the coding sequence ATGCTGCACGTCACCATAGCGCCAATCGCGCAATCGGATGCCGAAGACCTGATCGCGGCCAATATTGCGAGCCGCGCCTATCACGCGCCCTGGGCCTTTCCCTTTGTCGATCGCGATGGCTTCGATGTCTGGTTCGGCCAGACCGTGACCGGACCCAATATCGGCCTGGTGGCGCGCGACACCAGTTCGGGTGGTATCGTCGGGGTGGTCAATATCAGCCAGATGGTTTGGGGCGGTTTCCGCAGCGCCTTTCTCGGCTATCACGGCATGGTGGGTTTTGCCGGCCGGGGTTTCATGACCGAGGCATTGCGCCTGGCCATTGTCCACGCATTCGATACCGTCGGCCTGCATCGGCTGGAAGCCAATATCCAGCCCGCGAACCAGGCCTCCATCGCGCTCGTGCAGAGGCTCGGTTTCCGCATGGAGGGATTTTCGCCGCAATATCTGAAGATCGGCGGCGTCTGGTGCGATCATGAGCGCTGGGCCCTTTTGGCGGACGATCCGCGGCTCTGA
- a CDS encoding LLM class flavin-dependent oxidoreductase, which produces MELGLYTFADVSPDPALNKGVEAARRLNNLIEEIELADQVGLDVFGLGEHHRPDYAASAPAVALAAAAGKTKNIRLTSAVTVLSSDDPVRVFQQFSTLDLISNGRAEIMAGRGSFIESFPLFGYNLEDYDQLFEEKLDLLLAIRDGEQVNWTGEMRAPINGRGVYPRPLQDPLPIWIAVGGTPQSVARAGALGLPMAIAIIGGEPRRFAPLVDLYREAARGADQDQAKLKTSINVHGFVADTTEAAADQFYGPQAEVMNRIGRERGWGPTSRAQFDQSRGPNGALFVGDPETVAEKIVAHHKLFKNDRFLLQMAIGTMPHDQIMRGIELYGTKVAPLVRKALTELGGEAKAIA; this is translated from the coding sequence ATGGAACTTGGCCTTTACACTTTCGCCGACGTCAGTCCCGATCCCGCTCTCAACAAGGGCGTGGAAGCGGCGCGGCGTCTGAATAATCTGATCGAGGAAATCGAGCTGGCTGATCAGGTCGGTCTCGATGTCTTCGGGCTCGGCGAGCATCATCGCCCGGACTATGCGGCGTCGGCTCCGGCTGTGGCGCTTGCCGCCGCTGCCGGGAAGACGAAGAACATTCGGCTGACCAGCGCCGTGACGGTGCTGAGCTCGGACGATCCGGTGCGCGTTTTCCAGCAGTTTTCGACGCTCGATCTCATTTCCAATGGCCGCGCCGAGATCATGGCGGGGCGGGGCTCGTTCATCGAGTCCTTCCCGCTGTTCGGCTACAATCTCGAGGACTACGACCAGCTCTTTGAGGAAAAGCTCGATCTGCTGCTGGCGATCCGCGATGGCGAGCAGGTAAACTGGACGGGCGAGATGCGCGCGCCGATCAACGGGCGCGGGGTCTATCCCCGGCCGCTGCAGGATCCGTTGCCGATCTGGATCGCGGTCGGAGGCACGCCGCAATCGGTGGCGCGTGCCGGTGCGCTGGGCCTGCCGATGGCGATTGCCATCATCGGCGGCGAGCCGCGCCGGTTTGCGCCGCTGGTCGATCTCTATCGCGAGGCCGCCCGCGGCGCCGATCAGGATCAGGCTAAGCTGAAAACCAGCATCAATGTCCACGGCTTCGTTGCCGATACGACCGAGGCTGCCGCCGATCAATTCTACGGTCCGCAGGCCGAGGTGATGAACCGTATCGGCCGCGAGCGTGGCTGGGGGCCGACGAGCCGGGCGCAATTCGACCAGTCGCGCGGACCAAACGGCGCGCTGTTCGTCGGCGATCCTGAAACCGTAGCCGAGAAGATTGTCGCGCATCACAAGTTGTTCAAGAATGACCGTTTCCTGCTGCAAATGGCCATCGGCACGATGCCGCATGATCAGATCATGCGCGGCATCGAGCTCTACGGCACGAAAGTCGCGCCGCTCGTCAGAAAGGCATTGACTGAATTGGGCGGAGAGGCGAAAGCGATTGCTTGA
- a CDS encoding YciI family protein, translated as MLYAILCYNDEDTVFAWSTEEEQATMERLLAVQAPLAEAGKLGPVARLMPTTAATTLRKGKNEPLVIDGPFAETKEQLLGFYVIDFETLDEAIEFSKKLAVANPGVGSYEIRPLHVFRPGTIAT; from the coding sequence ATGCTGTATGCCATCCTATGCTACAACGACGAAGATACCGTGTTTGCCTGGTCCACGGAGGAGGAGCAGGCGACGATGGAGCGGTTGCTGGCGGTGCAGGCGCCGCTTGCAGAGGCCGGCAAGCTTGGCCCGGTCGCGCGGCTGATGCCGACGACGGCGGCAACGACGTTGCGCAAGGGCAAGAACGAGCCGCTCGTCATCGATGGCCCCTTCGCCGAGACCAAGGAGCAATTGCTTGGCTTCTATGTCATCGACTTTGAGACGCTCGACGAAGCGATTGAATTTTCAAAGAAACTGGCGGTTGCCAATCCTGGTGTCGGCTCCTATGAGATCCGACCACTCCACGTCTTCAGGCCCGGGACGATCGCGACATGA